CACAAGCGTCTCGAGGGTTCGAATCCCTCTCTCTCCGTAGCACGTGGCGGTGTAGCTCAGCTGGCTAGAGCGTACGGTTCATACCCGTAAGGTCGGGGGTTCGATCCCCTCCGCCGCTATTGTACCATCTTCATATGCCGCTGTAGCTCAATTGGTAGAGCAACTGACTTGTAATCAGTAGGTTGGGGGTTCAAGTCCTCTCGGCGGCACCAGCATCACTTGGAGGCTTAGCGAAGTGGCCAAACGCAGCAGACTGTAAATCTGTTCTCTGACGAGTTCGGTGGTTCGAATCCATCAGCCTCCACCACATTTTTTGTAGTATTGGGGATTAGCCAAGCGGTAAGGCAACGGACTTTGACTCCGTCATGCCTAGGTTCGAATCCTAGATCCCCAGTGTATATGTGCGCGTATGGCGGAATTGGCAGACGCACCAGACTTAGGATCTGGCGGGCGACCGTGGGGGTTCAAGTCCCTCTACGCGCACCATCTTGTTATGCGGAAGTGGCTCAGCGGTAGAGCATCGCCTTGCCAAGGCGAGGGTCGCGGGTTCGATTCCCGTCTTCCGCTTACAACGTTACAACGTAACGATAGCAATCGTACAGAAGCTTGGCCCCATTGGAGCCAGGTTTTTTTCCTTTTTTGCAGGAGCCAATGAACGAGAACGTTTATGATGTTCTATTGGGATTCGCCTGCTGTATTTATCGCAGCCTTAGCTAACAATGAGCCAAATATAGAGCTAAACGGTTGCAACCCTGTTACAGGTTACTTATAATGGCAAGTATTGAGAAGAAGCCGGATTCGACGGGAGCAAGGAGAGGACAGCTATTGCGGCAAATGGTCAAGCAGTTTGTGCGACAGAAGGCTAGAAATATTACGCCGACACAATTCATTGTGTTCACGTATTTAACCGCAGTCATGGTGGCGGCACTGCTGCTGCTGCTGCCGGCCAGCGTGAAGGAGGGCAAGTCCATCTCGTTTCTGGATGCCCTCTTTACGGCAACGAGCGCGGTGAGCGTCACGGGTCTGACAGTTGTGAATACGTCAGAGACGTTCAGCGGCTTTGGCGCACTGATGATTATGGGAATGATTCAATTCGGCGGAATCGGAATTATGGCGCTCGGGACGTTCCTGTGGCTCATCTTCGGACAGAACATTTCGTTATCGTACCGCCGACTTATTATGGTGGACCAGAATCGAAGCAGCTTGTCGGGACTTGTGTACCTGATCCGTAGTCTGCTGCTCCTGGCGCTCCTGTTCGAAGGGGTCGGGGCGGTTCTGATCGGGAGCTACCTGCTCGCTGCAGGGTACTATGACAGTGTGCCGATGGCGTTCTATCATGGATTATTTCACGCCATATCGTCTTATACGAATGCAGGCTTCGATCTGTTCGGCGACTCGCTGCAATCGTTCTCGAACGATTATGTGCTGCAAGGCTTGACGATGGTGCTGCTCGTGCTCGGGGCCATCGGCTTCCCGGTGCTGATCGAGTTGCGCGAGAAGCTGGTGAAGAAGACGCCGAACTTCAAGTTCTCGCTCTTCACAAAGGTGACGGTGACGACGTTCGTCACGCTAATTATTCTCGGGACAGTCGGAATCTGGATCGTGGAGAGCAGTGTCTATTACCGGGAAATGCCATGGCACCAACAACTCGCTTATTCGCTGTTCAACTCGATCTCGACCCGAAGCGGGGGACTTGCGACGATGGATGTGTCCGAGTTTACGTCCCCGACGCAGTTCATGCTGTCTGTGCTCATGTTCATCGGGGCGAGTCCATCTAGTGTTGGAGGCGGTATTCGGACGACGACGTTCGCTGTTATCGTGCTTACCTTGGTTAACTATGCGCTCGGACGGAGCGAGGTGCGTGTGTTCCGTAGAACACTGAAGCAAGAGGACATTACGAAGAGCTTCGTCGTGTTTAGCGCGGCAGTGATGATCGTCATATTGTCGATCATGCTATTGGATGCGCTGGAGAGGCAACATTTCTCATTAATCAAAATCGTCTTCGAGGTATGCTCCGCATTCGGAACGTCCGGATTGTCCACAGGCATCACGAGCGAGCTGTCGGCGCCGGGGAAGGTGCTGATCATTCTGCTCATGTTCATGGGGCGTGTTGGCATTCTGACACTTCTCTTCATGTTCCGCTCCAAGGTGACCAAGGACCGATATCATTATCCAAAGGAAGAGCTGATCATCGGGTAGCCGTATCAGACGAAGAACAACTGCGCATGATGGTGACCCGGCGATTAGCTCTGAAGTATGATGCGATTCCGAATTATCTCATTGGTGGACAGGAGCTGGGCGGACGGACCTTATTCGGCGAAGGGTTCGGCAACTGCAGACAGGATATCATATTCCGATTGTATTATAATGATGTACGTACATGTTGATGCTTGTCGATTGCGGAGGGAACTATGAGCGATAAACCATTGCCGAAATATATGCAGCTGAAGCAAGAAATATTGAATTGGCTCCAGAGCGGACAGCTGAAGCCGAATGCTCAGATGCCGTCGGAGCACGAGATCGCCGCCTTGTTCCAGATGAGCAGGCAGACCGTCAGACAGACGCTCGGAGAGCTGGAGAAGGAAGGGCTCCTGTACCGGGTTCAGGGCAAAGGGACGTTCGTGTCACCGCCTCGGCAACTTCCGGTTGGAGGCACTGCGAGTCGGACGGTAGGCATGGTGACGACGCACATCTCTGACTACATTTTCCCGCACATCGTGCGGGGGGCGGAGGCGGCGCTGCGCAGCCGGGATTACATTCTGACGCTGTCGAGCACCGATAGTGACAAGGAGAAGGAGCGGCATAACCTGGAGCATATGCTGAACCGGTCGCTGTGTGGGCTTATCATCGAGCCAACGAAGAGCGCGCAAGGCAATCCGAGCTTGCCGCTCTATCTGGAGCTACAGGTAAGAGGCATTCCGTTCTTGATGATTAATGAACGATACCCGGAGCTGTCGTGTCCATGCCTGAAGGTGGACGATGAGGCAGGCGGCTTCATGGCGACAGAGCATCTGGTTCAGCTCGGACATCGTTCGATCGCTGGCTTCTTCAAGACCGACGATCTGCAGGGCGCGAACCGTCTGAAGGGATTCGTGCGTGCACTGAATGAGTATGCGCTGCCTCTCGACTCGTTCACCTTCACGACCTATACGAGCGAGGAAAAGGATCATAAGCCGTTCCAGGCGGCGCTTGCGATGCTGCAACAGGACAATCGTCCGACGGCGTTCGTATGCTACAACGACCAGCTGGCGGTGAAGCTGCTGGAGGCGGTGCGGCTGACCGGTCTTAGTGTGCCGGAAAATTTGTCCATCGTCGGGTTCGACGATTCGAGCCTTGCAACGGCGACTGAGGTTAAGCTGACGACGCTGTCGCATCCGAAGCAGGAGATGGGCGGTGATGCTGCAGAGCTGCTGCTTGAGATGATTGAGAGCAAGTGCCAGCTGGCGGCGTCGCGCGACGTCATCTATAAGCCACAGCTTGTGATCAGGGATTCAACGAAGCCGCTATAGGTGTAGAGAAGTTAGCATCTGTATGGGACGGAGACGCTTGAAGTGAACTTAGATGTAGAAGGAAGATAATATGTATCACCGATACAAAGCCTAGCGACCAGCTAGGCTTTGTACTTCCTTACAGGTTTGCCTGCCAGCCCAATCGCCGTTATAATTTCTGAAGATAGCTGGGCGGGCTGGAGCACGCATCAGACGCAGCTGCGAACGCCCGAACGAATCGGATCGGAGAGGAATGGAATGACACTCGGAGCTCGGATGCTCAAAACTGGAATAGCGGTGACCTTAACGATCTATGTCACCTCCCTGCTGCAAGTCACTTCCCCGGTCATCGCGGCGGTGGCGGCGATCTTTGCGATGCAGCCGACGATCTATCGCTCGTGGAAGCACTTCCTTGATCAGCTGCAGACGAATACGCTCGGCGCAGTGCTGGCCATGATCGCAGGTACCTATTTCTCCAAGGATCCATTCGCAGTCGGAATCGTATGCGTCATCGTCATTATGCTCTGTCTGAAGCTAAAGATGGAGGAGACGATCGGACTAACGCTCGTCACCGTCATTGCGGTGATGGACGCCTCGGGCCAATGGCAGTTTGCGCTTAATCGGTTCATGCAGATCTTGATCGGAATCGGGATCGCCTCACTCATTAATATTTTCTTCCTGCCGCCAAGGCCGCGAGATCACTTCATCGCGCAGATCGAGGCTGTATTCGTTAAGCTGTCGCTGCTGCTGCGAACGGTCATCTCGAATGAGCTGAGAGAAAGCATATTCCGCGATGAGAAGCGGGAGCTGAAGGATGCGCTCGATGCACTGTCGGCCAAGTTCAAGCTGCTGGAGGAGGAATACAAGAAGCTTAGAGGCGCGAAGCTGAGCAGCATCCGGGATCTCGTCGTATATTCGCACATGCTGGCAGCGCTGCGCAAAGGGTTCGATGTGCTGGAGACCGTCGATCAGCATTACTTCCAAGGCGATCGCGACGAGTGGACCGATGCACAGTTCGATCGGCAGCTCGAGCGGCTCATTAAGCTGCATGAGCATGTGCTGCTGCGCTTCGACGAGAAGCTGAAGAAGAGCGATCGTTCGGAGACCGAGCGGATCGAGGAGGAGTGCCAGACGTTCATGCGCGAGGTACTGAACTGGAGCGGCAAGCGGGCGGACGCCGACCTGAGGCTGACGATTGTGTCGGCATCGCTGTTTGATTACGGACATCAGATCGGCCGGCTAGACAAGCTGGTGGAGCAGTACCATAAGGGGGAGACGAGCAAGGCAGAAGCCCGTCAATGAACTCCTTGAACCAAGTAGGCTCAGCTTGAATATAATGATGAATAAGTCTTGCCATAACAGCTCCGATAGTCCTCGGAGACTGTTATTTCAGGGTATGAGAGATTATCAATGAAGGCCCTCAATTTGTCTGCGACAAATTCGAGGCTTGCCATAACAGCTCCGATAGTCCTCGGAGACTGTTATTCCAGGGGGGATGTCCAATATGTCTACCGTTATACGTGTGGCGGCGGTCGGCGACATTTTGATCTCCAATTCTATCATTCAATCGTCGCGCTGTGAGGATATAGGCGGGTACGACTTCAGACCTGTGTTCCGTTACGTTGCACCGCTGCTGAAGCGGGCGGATCTCGTTATAGGCAATCTGGAGGTGCCACTTGCAGGGGCTACAGGCGGCAGGTTCACATACCGTCATCCGAAGACTGGCTTCTTCACGTTCCATGCTCCGGACGAATTGGCTGCAGCGTTGAAGGATGCGGGCTTTCATGTGCTCCTAACAGGTAACAACCATTGTCTGGACCGCGGCATAGCCGGTCTTGTGCGTACGCTGGAGGTGCTGGATGGCCATCAACTCGCACATACGGGCACGTACCGCATGCCTGAGGAAGCCCACACGCCCCTTGTTCTGAATGTGCACGGCGTGCGTGTCGCGGTGCTGTCCTATTCGAAGAGTACGAATAAGCTGCCTCTACCTGGCAGCCGCTCCTGGATGGTCAATCTGCTGGATGAAGACAAGATGCTGGCTGATCTGGCCAAGGCGAGGCAGCTTGCAGATGCAGTTATCGTGTGCCCTCACTTTGGACGGGAATATACACACCAGCCGGTAGCCGTACAGAAGCGTATTGTGCGGAAGCTGCTGGAGGGCGGTGCTGATCTCGTGCTCGGCGCACATCCGCACGTCGTACAGCCGGTCGTTCGTCCTAACGAACGGCAAGCTGCTGTCTACTCGTTGGGTAATTTCGTCTCTACGACACTGATGAACCATGCAGCTACCCGTAGAGGCTTGATTGTACTTGCTGAGCTTCATAAGGATGAGCACGGTGCAGTGAAGCTGCAGCAGCTGGAATGCGTCCCGACCTGGGTGCGCCGTCGTCGAACCGCTCAGGGCCGCAAGTATGAGGTGATTCCTGTTCCTAATGCGACAATAGCGGCGGACGTACCGAATGATCTGACGCCAGCAGAGCGTCGAGCGATGCTGAAGGCAGCGAAGCATACGATGGATATTGTGAAGCGTAAAGTATAGATGCACCAATGATGAGATCGTTTTTCTGGTTTTCCATGGTAGTGGTGTCCAATAAATTCAAGTGTAGAGAAGCTAGTGATGAATAGGGAGGCAGTCCCAAGTGTCTAACATATTGCTGGTCTTAGACGGGCTCGCAGTTCGGCGTCGTGAGGCGCCGGACCAATTCTTGTTCCAGCCCGCTACAGCTTTCGTGAGGCTAGGGGAGCAGGTCGTGCTGCTAGGAGCGTCCGGTCAAGGTAAGAGCACGCTGCTGCGTGTACTCGCACTACTAGAGTTAGCGGACGAAGGCCGCT
Above is a genomic segment from Paenibacillus sp. YYML68 containing:
- a CDS encoding TrkH family potassium uptake protein, which translates into the protein MVKQFVRQKARNITPTQFIVFTYLTAVMVAALLLLLPASVKEGKSISFLDALFTATSAVSVTGLTVVNTSETFSGFGALMIMGMIQFGGIGIMALGTFLWLIFGQNISLSYRRLIMVDQNRSSLSGLVYLIRSLLLLALLFEGVGAVLIGSYLLAAGYYDSVPMAFYHGLFHAISSYTNAGFDLFGDSLQSFSNDYVLQGLTMVLLVLGAIGFPVLIELREKLVKKTPNFKFSLFTKVTVTTFVTLIILGTVGIWIVESSVYYREMPWHQQLAYSLFNSISTRSGGLATMDVSEFTSPTQFMLSVLMFIGASPSSVGGGIRTTTFAVIVLTLVNYALGRSEVRVFRRTLKQEDITKSFVVFSAAVMIVILSIMLLDALERQHFSLIKIVFEVCSAFGTSGLSTGITSELSAPGKVLIILLMFMGRVGILTLLFMFRSKVTKDRYHYPKEELIIG
- a CDS encoding GntR family transcriptional regulator encodes the protein MSDKPLPKYMQLKQEILNWLQSGQLKPNAQMPSEHEIAALFQMSRQTVRQTLGELEKEGLLYRVQGKGTFVSPPRQLPVGGTASRTVGMVTTHISDYIFPHIVRGAEAALRSRDYILTLSSTDSDKEKERHNLEHMLNRSLCGLIIEPTKSAQGNPSLPLYLELQVRGIPFLMINERYPELSCPCLKVDDEAGGFMATEHLVQLGHRSIAGFFKTDDLQGANRLKGFVRALNEYALPLDSFTFTTYTSEEKDHKPFQAALAMLQQDNRPTAFVCYNDQLAVKLLEAVRLTGLSVPENLSIVGFDDSSLATATEVKLTTLSHPKQEMGGDAAELLLEMIESKCQLAASRDVIYKPQLVIRDSTKPL
- a CDS encoding aromatic acid exporter family protein; the encoded protein is MTLGARMLKTGIAVTLTIYVTSLLQVTSPVIAAVAAIFAMQPTIYRSWKHFLDQLQTNTLGAVLAMIAGTYFSKDPFAVGIVCVIVIMLCLKLKMEETIGLTLVTVIAVMDASGQWQFALNRFMQILIGIGIASLINIFFLPPRPRDHFIAQIEAVFVKLSLLLRTVISNELRESIFRDEKRELKDALDALSAKFKLLEEEYKKLRGAKLSSIRDLVVYSHMLAALRKGFDVLETVDQHYFQGDRDEWTDAQFDRQLERLIKLHEHVLLRFDEKLKKSDRSETERIEEECQTFMREVLNWSGKRADADLRLTIVSASLFDYGHQIGRLDKLVEQYHKGETSKAEARQ
- a CDS encoding CapA family protein, with the translated sequence MSTVIRVAAVGDILISNSIIQSSRCEDIGGYDFRPVFRYVAPLLKRADLVIGNLEVPLAGATGGRFTYRHPKTGFFTFHAPDELAAALKDAGFHVLLTGNNHCLDRGIAGLVRTLEVLDGHQLAHTGTYRMPEEAHTPLVLNVHGVRVAVLSYSKSTNKLPLPGSRSWMVNLLDEDKMLADLAKARQLADAVIVCPHFGREYTHQPVAVQKRIVRKLLEGGADLVLGAHPHVVQPVVRPNERQAAVYSLGNFVSTTLMNHAATRRGLIVLAELHKDEHGAVKLQQLECVPTWVRRRRTAQGRKYEVIPVPNATIAADVPNDLTPAERRAMLKAAKHTMDIVKRKV